The following proteins are encoded in a genomic region of Acipenser ruthenus chromosome 4, fAciRut3.2 maternal haplotype, whole genome shotgun sequence:
- the LOC117400685 gene encoding polypeptide N-acetylgalactosaminyltransferase 4-like, which produces MRVRWSRKLGLLAKTCLLLSILWVAYLILEMSTSSYQDSHGEGAGRNLLERQFSSKTQGKEQLSQPVYQKPPPDSNAPGEWGKAARLQLDPEQKKQEEESIERYAINIHLSDKISLHRHIVDRRMYECRSKVFDYRKLPTTSVIISFYNEAWSTLLRTIHSVLETTPAVLLKEIILVDDFSDRAYLRSQLEEYISNLDRVRLIRTSKREGLVRGRLIGATYSTGDVLTFLDCHCECVPGWIEPLLERIGENKTAIVCPVIDTIDWNTFEFYMQTGEPMIGGFDWRLTFQWHSVPEQERRRWKSKIDPIRSPTMAGGLFAVSKEYFQYLGTYDMGMDVWGGENLELSFRVWQCGGSLEIHPCSHVGHVFPKKAPYARPNFLQNTVRAAEVWMDDYKQHFYNRNPPASKEKYGDISERKLIRERLKCQSFEWYLKNVYPDLHVPEDRLGWHGAVRSSGIHSECLDYNAPDHNPTGAHLSLFGCHGQGGNQYFEYTSKKEIRFNSVTEICAEVADRQKYIAMRYCPRDGTPVPESIIWEFRNDGTIYHPHSNTCITSHHTSEGRTGIEMRLCNPGDRNQIWKFE; this is translated from the exons ATGAGGGTGCGCTGGTCACGGAAGCTGGGCTTGCTGGCTAAGACCTGCCTTCTGCTATCTATCTTGTGGGTGGCCTACCTCATCCTGGAGATGTCGACGTCGTCCTATCAGGACTCACATGGGGAAGGAGCTGGGAGGAACCTGCTTGAGAGACAATTCTCCAGCAAGACCCAGGGCAAAGAGCAGCTTTCCCAGCCTGTCTACCAGAAGCCCCCTCCCGACTCCAATGCCCCTGGGGAGTGGGGCAAGGCCGCCCGGCTGCAGTTGGACCCGGAGCAGAAGAAGCAAGAGGAGGAGAGCATCGAGAGATATGCCATTAACATCCACCTGAGCGACAAGATCTCCTTGCATCGGCACATTGTGGACAGACGGATGTATGA ATGTAGATCCAAGGTATTTGATTACCGGAAACTGCCTACGACTTCTGTGATCATTTCCTTCTACAATGAGGCCTGGTCCACTTTACTGAGGACCATACACAGCGTCCTGGAGACCACCCCTGCTGTACTGCTGAAAGAAATCATTCTAGTAGATGACTTTAGCGATAGAG CCTACCTGCGATCTCAGCTGGAGGAGTACATCAGTAATCTAGACAGGGTTCGGCTCATCAGGACCAGTAAGCGTGAAGGGCTGGTCAGAGGCCGTCTCATCGGAGCCACTTATTCAACTGGAGACGTGCTCACCTTCCTGGACTGTCACTGTGAGTGCGTGCCTGGGTGGATTGAACCACTGCTAGAGAG AATTGGAGAAAATAAGACGGCTATTGTGTGCCCAGTGATTGACACCATCGACTGGAATACCTTTGAGTTTTACATGCAGACAGGTGAGCCCATGATCGGTGGGTTTGACTGGCGGCTCACTTTTCAGTGGCATTCGGTCCCCGAGCAGGAGCGCCGCAGATGGAAATCCAAAATCGACCCCATCAG GTCTCCGACGATGGCAGGAGGCTTGTTTGCTGTAAGCAAGGAGTATTTTCAGTACCTTGGCACTTACGATATGGGAATGGATGTCTGGGGGGGTGAGAACCTTGAGCTGTCATTCAGG gTATGGCAGTGCGGAGGATCATTGGAGATCCATCCCTGCTCTCATGTGGGCCATGTTTTTCCAAAGAAGGCCCCATACGCCCGGCCTAACTTCCTCCAGAACACAGTGCGCGCAGCTGAGGTTTGGATGGATGATTATAAACAACATTTCTACAACCGAAACCCTCCAGCAAGTAAG GAAAAATATGGTGATATTTCAGAACGGAAACTCATCCGGGAGAGACTGAAGTGCCAGAGTTTTGAGTGGTATTTGAAAAACGTATATCCTGATCTGCATGTTCCTGAGGATCGGCTTGGCTGGCATGGAGCA gtgCGAAGCTCTGGGATTCACTCAGAGTGCCTGGATTACAACGCTCCAGACCACAACCCTACAGGAGCACACCTGTCTCTGTTTGGATGCCACGGGCAAGGAGGCAaccag TACTTTGAGTACACGTCGAAAAAGGAAATCCGTTTTAACTCTGTGACGGAGATCTGTGCGGAGgtagcagacagacagaaatacattGCAATGAGGTATTGTCCACGAGACGGAACTCCAGTACCTGAGAGCATCATCTGGGAGTTCAGAAAT GATGGGACTATCTATCACCCTCACTCCAACACGTGCATCACCTCCCACCACACTTCAGAGGGAAGGACAGGCATTGAGATGAGACTCTGCAACCCGGGGGACAGAAATCAGATCTGGAAATTTGAGTAA